In the genome of Streptomyces sp. NBC_00259, the window TACCACCCGGGCCGCGACTCGGAGGAGATCCAGTACATGCACGACCGCCGCAAGGGCCTGGGCGGGTACGTCCCGACCCGGGTCGTGCGGTCGAAGCCGCTGGCCCTGCCGGACGACAAGACGTACGCGGCCGTGAAGAAGGGCTCCGGGCACCAGTCGATCGCCACCACGATGGCGTTCGTGCGGCTGCTGAAGGACCTCATGCGGGACAAGGAGATCGGCCGGCGCTTCGTGCTGATCGCGCCGGACGAGTACCGCACGTTCGGCATGGACTCGTTCTTCCCGAGCGCGAAGATCTACAACCCGCTCGGCCAGCAGTACGAGGCCGTGGACCGCGAGCTGCTGCTCGCCTACAAGGAGTCGCCGACCGGACAGATGCTGCACGACGGCATCTCCGAGGCCGGCTGCACGGCCTCGCTGATCGCCGCCGGCTCCGCCTACGCGACGCACGGCGAGCCGCTGATCCCGGTCTACGTCTTCTACTCGATGTTCGGTTTCCAGCGGACCGGCGACCAGTTCTGGCAGATGGCCGATCAGCTCGCGCGCGGTTTCGTCCTGGGTGCCACCGCCGGCCGTACGACCCTGACCGGTGAGGGTCTGCAGCACGCGGACGGCCACTCCCAGCTGCTGGCCTCGACGAACCCCGGCTGTGTCGCGTACGACCCGGCCTTCGGTTTCGAGATCGCGCACATCGTCAAGGACGGTCTGCGCCGGATGTACGGCTCGGACGCCGAACACCCGCACGGCGAGGACGTCTTCTACTACCTGACCGTCTACAACGAGCCGATCCAGCACCCGGCCGAGCCTGAGAACGTGGATGTCGACGGCATCCTCAAGGGCATCCACCGCTACCGGGCGGGCGAGGCGGGCCGGATCCCGGCGCAGATCATGGCGTCCGGTGTCGCCGTGCCGTGGGCCGTCGAGGCCCAGCGGATCCTCGCCGAGGAGTGGGACGTCCGGGCCGATGTGTGGTCGGCGACGTCCTGGAACGAGCTGCGGCGCGAGGCCGTCGCGGCCGAGGAGCACAATCTGCTCCACCCGGAGGAAGAGGAGCGCGTCCCGTACGTGACGCGGAAGCTCGGCGACGCGGAGGGTCCGTTCGTGGCCGTCTCCGACTGGATGCGGTCGGTGCCGGACCAGATCTCCCGCTGGGTGCCCGGCCGTTACACCTCGCTGGGCGCGGACGGCTTCGGCTTCGCGGACACGCGCGGCGCGGCCCGCCGGTACTTCCACATCGACGCGCAGTCGATCGTGCTGGCGGTACTGACCGAGCTGGCGCGCGACGGCAAGGTGGACCGCTCGGTGCTGAAGCAGGCCGTGGACCGCTATCAGCTGCTGGACGTGGCGGCGGCGGACCCCGGCCCGGCCGGCGGCGACGCGTAGTTCCTGGCGCAGGGGACGGCCCCCGCGCGCGCCCACGGTGGGCGCGGGCGGGGGCCGTCCCGTACCGCCGCCTACTATGCGGCCCATGAAGGAACAAACCGCGCAGATGCGCTGGGAGGCGCGTACCCAGGGACCGCTGCTGGGGCTCGCCGTGGCGTTCGGCGTCGCGTACGCCGTACCGATCGTGGCACCGGACGCCGACGCCTGGGTGCACGATCTCTGTGCGGTCGTGGAGTGGACGGTCTGGGGCGTCTTCGCCGCCGACTACCTCGTACGGCTCTGGCTGGCGCCGTACAAGGGACTGTTCGTGCGCAAGCATCCGCTGGATCTGCTGGCGGTGCTGCTGCCGCTCGTGCAGCCGCTGCGGCTGCTGCGGGTGGTCGCCACCCTGCTGCTGGTCGGGCGGCGCGCCCGGATGGCCCCGCAGGTCACGCTGACGACGTACGTGGCGGGCGCGGTCGTCGGGCTGATGATGTTCGGCTCGCTCGCGGTGCTGCACGTCGAGCGGAACGCGCCCGACGGGAACATCAGAACGCTGGGCGACGCCGTGTGGTGGTCGTTCACGACGATGACGACGGTCGGATACGGGGACCACGCGCCGACGACCGGTCTCGGGCGGGTGCTCGCGGTGGGGCTGATGCTCTCCGGTATCGCCCTGCTCGGTGTGGTGACGGCCAACATCGCGGCCTGGTTCATCTCCCGCTTCGAGCGGGACGACGCCGAGGAGCGCCGTCAGACGGCGCTCCTCGAAGCCCTGACCACGGAGGTCAGGGAGCTGCGGGCGGAGGTGGCGCGGCTGTCGGACAGGGCGGCGGCGCCTGCGCCCGAGGTGCCGGCACAGAACGCCGCTCCTGCTTCTGTTCCTGCTTCTGTTCCTGCTCCTGTTCCTGTTCCTGCTCCTGCTCCTGCTCCTGCTCCTGCTCCTGCTCCTAGTTCTCCCACACCTTGAACGCCCGTACCCGGTACGGGGACTGCGGCACCCACGTCCCGCCGCCCGGATACGTCTCGAACTCGGCGGTCTCCGCGCACTCCGCCGACTGGTAGGTGGTGACGGGCCGGCCGGTGCGGTTGGCGAGCGCCTGGGCACTCGCGCCCGCAGGGAGCGCCACGCAGGACTCGATGTCGAGCCCGGACAGCTCATGGATGTGCCGGGCCCCCGTGAAGTCCGGCTTCTCCCAGAGGCACAGCTCGCCGGGCGCGCAGGCGCCGAGCTGCGGCCGCGGCGCGGCGTTGGCTGTGGCTGTGGCTGTGGCTGTAGCTGCGGCGCCTGCGGCTGTGGTCGGTGCGAATGCCGCGGTCAGCGCCAGGGCGGCCGCGAGGACGGTCGTACGCATGGTGGATCAACCCCCGTGTCGTTGTGGATCACTCGGCCGCAGCCTGACCCGCGCCGACGCGGGTACGGAAGACCCGCCGGGCCGGTTCATCCTGATAGGCGACAGCCCCGCCGGACGGTTCCGGCGGGGCTGTCGTCCCTCACACGCGTCACGGCGTTGACGTCGAAGGATCGACGTCGACGCGTCGCCGTCAGATGTGGGCCGCGCCCGCACCCCCATCCGCGTTCTCCCCGCGCTTGGTGAACAGGGCGACCGCCCCGGCCAGCACCGCGACGATGCCGGCGACGGTGAAGGCCATGCCCATGCCCGAGATGAAGGTCTCGTGCGCGACGTCGGTGATCTGGGCCGCGACCTGCGTCGGGGTCCCGGGGGCGACGGGCGGCATGCCGACCTCGACCGCTTCCTTGGCCAGGCCGAGCTGATCGGGCGAAAGCGGCGGAAGCTTGGCGTCCGCCCAGTTCCCCGCGAGGTCGGAGCTGACCTTGGCCGACATGACCGCGCCCAGCACGGCCGTACCGAGGCTGCCGCCGACCTGCATGGCGGCCTGCTGCAGACCGCCCGCGACACCGGACAGCTCCAGCGGGGCGTTGCCGACGATGACCTCGGTGGCTCCGACCATGACCGGCGCCAGGCCGAGACCGAGGAGGGCCAGCCAGACGGACATCGGCAGCGTGCCGGTGTCCGTCGAAAGGGTGGTCATCCCGAACATCGCGACGGCCGTGCACACCATGCCGCCGACGAGCGGGATGCGCGGGCCGAACCTGGTGATGAGCGCTCCGGCGAGCGGCGACGAGACGATCATCATGGCGGTGAGCGGCAGCAGATGCAGACCGCTGTCCACGGCGCTCATCCCGTGCACGTTCGCCAGGTAGAAGGTGACGAAGAACAGACCGCCCATGAAGGCGAAGGCCATCAGGACCATCAGCACCGTGCCCGCGGTGACCGGGACGGAACGGAACAGCCGCAGCGGGATGAGCGGCTCGGCGACCCGGGTCTCCCAGAAGGCGAACAGCACGAAGAGGACCAGGGACCCGGCCAGCCAGCCCAGCGTGCTCGCCGAACCCCAGCCCCACTCACCGGCCTTGATGAGCGGCCAGATGAGGGCGAACATCGCGCTCGACAGCAGCGCGATGCCGGGGATGTCGAACGACTTCGGCGCGTTCTCGGCGCGGTGGTCCTTGAGGATCACCGCGCCGAGGACGAGCGCGAGGACGCCGACCGGCAGGTTGATGAAGAAGACGGACTGCCAGCTGACGTGCTCGACGAGGACACCGCCGAGGATGGGGCCGCCGGCCGTCGAGGCGCCGATGACCATGCCCCAGATGCCGATCGCCATGTTGAGCTTCTCGGCGGGGAAGGTGGCGCGCAGCAGGCCGAGCGCCGCCGGCATCAGCAGGGCGCCGAAGAGGCCCTGGAGCACCCGGAAGCCGACCACGAGCGCGATGGAGTCGGACAGGCCGATGGCGCCGGAGGCGGCGGCGAAGCCCGCGACACCGATGAGGAAGGTCTGACGGTGGCCGAAGCGGTCACCGAGCTTGCCGGCGGTGATCAGCGCGACGGCGAGCGCCAGCAGATAGCCGTTGGTGATCCACTGGACGTCGGCGAGGGTCGCGCCGAGGTCCTTCTGGATGGCCGGGTTGGCGATGGCGACGATCGTGCCGTCCAGCGCGACCATCATCACGCCGATGGCCACGGAGAAGAGCGTCAGCCAGGGGTGGCCGCGGAGCCCCTTGGCCCGTGCCGGTACGGGACCGCGGTCCACGGGCACCTTGTCGACGGTGGTCTGACTAGTCATGCCGAGCACATTATGTCAGCGTCTGACAGTTGACAAAACATTTCATCAGTCGGTAACTGTCATGTGGCTCACAAGTACGCTGAGCAGGGGAAAGCAGCACAGAGACGACGGAGGGCGAGCCGACAGGTGACGGGAACCGGACTGCGTGAGCTGAAGAAACAGCGCACCCGCGACGCCCTGCTGCGGGCCGCGCTCGAACTCTTCACGACGCAGGGGTACGAGCACACGACCGTCGACGAGATCGCCGACGCCGTCGAGGTCTCCCAGCGCACCTTCTTCCGGTACTTCGCCAACAAGGAAGAGGTCGCCTTCGCCGTCCAGGACATCGTCGAGTCCCACTTCGTCGACGCCCTGCGCGCACGGCCCGCCGAGGAGGGCCCGTTCGACGCCATGCGCAACGCCGTGCGGTCCGCCTGGGACACCATCGAAGAGGCCATCGGCGAGGTCGTCCCCGTCGAACTCCACATGCGGGCCTACCAGATGATCGAGTCGACCCCCTCCCTGATCGCCGTCCATCTGCGCCGCTCCGCCGAACTGGACGAGCAGGTCGCCCGGCTGATCGCCGACCGCGAGGGTCTCGACGTCGACACCGACCCCCGGCCGCGGGTCGCCGTCGCCGCCGTCGCCGCGGTGATGCGGGTGACCGGCCGGCTCTGGGGACAGGGCGAGGACCCCAGCCTGGCCGCCATCCGCGAACTGACCGAGAAGTATCTCGACCACCTCGGGCCCGCGCTGGCGGCGGACTGGCACAGCCCGGTCGCCGCCGCGCCCCGGGACACGTCTCCCCGTACCTCCGGCGCGCACGGAGAGTAGTCGATTCATCCTCTCGAATGTCCGGACGCGTGATCTCCCTCACGGTCTTCGCGAGCGTCCGTAGGCGCCCCCTAGGCTGTCCCCTCAGTGACTGCTTTCGACTCCTCCCCCACTCTCAACGTCTGGCGCGCCCTTCTCGCTCTTGCCGTTGTCTTCGTACTGCTCGCCACCACCGGTTGGACCGCCGTACGACATCAGCGCGGTCCCGGTGAGCCCGGACAGGCCGCACTCGCCGCCTGGGAGCACGCCCGGATCGGGGGCCGTGAGCTGCCCGACCCCGGCTCGCCGGCCGGCCGGCTGTCCGACTTCTTCGCCTCCATCGGGCCCGCGCGTGCGGCCTCGCTCGCCGACCGGCACCCCCTCGTGGTGGGCAATCTCAACGGCGCACCGGTGACGCTGCGCTACCGCGCCAACCGGGTCGCGCTCACCCAGGCACGCCAGGTGGAGCGGTGGCGCATGCACGACAGCCGGCTCTCGGCGGACGGCCGGTACGAGGCGGGCCGGCGGATGCACCGGTACGAGTCCCTGCTGAGCGCCGGCCGGCAGATCCTCGCCTTCGACCCGTCGGGCAAGGGCCGGGTCGCCGAGGTGTTCGGCGACCTCGACCGCGCGCAGCGGGTCTCGGTGATCGTCCCGGGAGTCGACACCAACGTCCTGACGTTCGAGAGGACCCGGCGCAAGTACACGGCCCCGGTGGGCATGGCGCAGTCGCTGTACTCGGCGGAGCGGGCCGCCGCCCCCGGCGTGCGTACGGCCGTCATCGCCTGGGCCGACTACACCTCGCCGACCGGGATCGGGCTCGACGCCTCGACCGGCAGGCTCGCCGCGAGCGGCGCGGACCGGCTCGTGGCGCTGACCGGCGCGCTGCCGGGCGACGCCAGGGTCACGCTGTTCTGCCACAGCTACGGCTCGGTGGTGTGCGGGGTCGCCGCACGTGAACTGCCCGGCCGGGTCGGCGACATGGCGGTGGCCGGCAGCCCCGGCATGCGGGCGGAGACCACGACACAGCTGGCGACGAACGCCCGGGTGTGGGCGATGCGGGACCGCGACGACTGGATCGAGGACGTGCCCTACCTGGAGGTCGGCGGGCTCGGCCACGGCGCCGACCCGATGACGCCGGACTTCGGCGCGCGTCTGCTGTCGGCCGCCGGCGCGATCGGCCACACCGGCTACTTCGAGCCGGGTACGGAGAGCCTCAGCAACCTGGCCGAGATAGGCGTCGGTTCGTACCTCACCTTGAGCTGCGCGGACGGCGAAAGCGCGTGTCGCAGTGGAATTTATGGTGCGCAAGAGGTCTGACGCGCGTAGAGAACGGCGACGGGGCGCATATGACCGTCGTGTGTACGGGGGCGACGCGCGGGCGCACGCCGCATACGATGAGGCACATGGGTGATGTGCTGGCCGGAATTCATGCCACCTGGGAGTTCGAACCGGACTCCGTACTCATCCGCTTCACACGGGGGAACCGCGGCGCACCGAAGCTGTTCCAGGCGCTGGGCGAACGGCGCATCCCCCTCGAAGCGCTCGAGTCGGTGACCCTCTCCCCGGGCAAGCGCGGCACGGTGGTGCTGCACACGGTGCCGAGACCGGGCGCCGATCCGCTGATGGACGCTGCGGCGGGCCAGTTGAAGGACGGCTGCGACCCGTACCGGCTCGTGCTGCCCGCGGAGCGCGAGACGCTCGCGGAGTACTACGCGGACGAACTGCGCGCCGTACTGCCCGGACCGGGGCACGGACCCGCGGGGAGATATCTGGTGGCGTCCTCGGTCGCGGCGCCGCTGCAGTTCAAGGCGTACGACGGAAAGGCCACGTTCGACGGCGACAAGGTGTCGTTCCGCTGGTCCTGGACGGGCGCCTCGTCCGCGAAGTGGAAGGCCGGCGACCAGACGTACGCGGTCTCCGAGCTGAGCGGGGTCGAGTGGCGCTCCCCCGACGTCTTCGACGGCTACCTCCGGCTGCTGCCGCGCGGCGCCGACCCGGCGGCCCGGCCCGCGCAGGCCGACCAGGACCCGGCGGCGGTCGTCTTCGGCCTCGGCTACGGCCCGGTGCACGAGTCCCTGCCCTTCGCCGCGGCCGTACTGGAAGCGGTCCGCGACGCCACGCCGGTCCTGCCCCTGGCACCGGCGGCACCGCACGATCCGGCGGGCGTCGCGGAGCGAATACGTCACCTCGGGGAGCTGCACAGCGCGGGCCTGGTGACGGACGAGGAGTTCCGTGCGAAGAAGGCGGAGCTCCTGGCGGAGCTGTAGGAACCTCGGGCGGAGCTGTAGGAACCTCGGGGCCCGGACCTCCGGGCCCCCGGGGCCGGTCGGTCGGGCGGCGCCGCGGGCCCGGGTCATACC includes:
- the aceE gene encoding pyruvate dehydrogenase (acetyl-transferring), homodimeric type, which translates into the protein MASGSDRNPIIIGGLPSQVPDFDPEETREWLDSLDAAVDERGRERARYLMLRLIERAREKRVAVPEMRSTDYVNTIATKDEPFFPGNEDIERKILNATRWNAAVMVSRAQRPGIGVGGHIATFASSASLYDVGFNHFFRGKDEGDGGDQIFFQGHASPGIYARAFLLDRLNETQLDAFRQEKSKYPNGLSSYPHPRLMPDFWEFPTVSMGLGPLGAIFQARMNRYMEARDIADTSRSHVWAFLGDGEMDEPESLGQLSIAAREGLDNLTFVVNCNLQRLDGPVRGNGKIIQELESIFRGAGWNVIKLIWDRTWDPLLAQDRDGVLVNRLNTTPDGQFQTYATETGAYIRKHFFGDDHRLRQMVDGMTDHQILMLGRGGHDHRKIYAAYEAARAHKGQPTVILAQTVKGWTLGPNFEGRNATHQMKKLTVDDLKGFRDRLHLPITDAQLENGAPPYYHPGRDSEEIQYMHDRRKGLGGYVPTRVVRSKPLALPDDKTYAAVKKGSGHQSIATTMAFVRLLKDLMRDKEIGRRFVLIAPDEYRTFGMDSFFPSAKIYNPLGQQYEAVDRELLLAYKESPTGQMLHDGISEAGCTASLIAAGSAYATHGEPLIPVYVFYSMFGFQRTGDQFWQMADQLARGFVLGATAGRTTLTGEGLQHADGHSQLLASTNPGCVAYDPAFGFEIAHIVKDGLRRMYGSDAEHPHGEDVFYYLTVYNEPIQHPAEPENVDVDGILKGIHRYRAGEAGRIPAQIMASGVAVPWAVEAQRILAEEWDVRADVWSATSWNELRREAVAAEEHNLLHPEEEERVPYVTRKLGDAEGPFVAVSDWMRSVPDQISRWVPGRYTSLGADGFGFADTRGAARRYFHIDAQSIVLAVLTELARDGKVDRSVLKQAVDRYQLLDVAAADPGPAGGDA
- a CDS encoding potassium channel family protein, with the protein product MRPMKEQTAQMRWEARTQGPLLGLAVAFGVAYAVPIVAPDADAWVHDLCAVVEWTVWGVFAADYLVRLWLAPYKGLFVRKHPLDLLAVLLPLVQPLRLLRVVATLLLVGRRARMAPQVTLTTYVAGAVVGLMMFGSLAVLHVERNAPDGNIRTLGDAVWWSFTTMTTVGYGDHAPTTGLGRVLAVGLMLSGIALLGVVTANIAAWFISRFERDDAEERRQTALLEALTTEVRELRAEVARLSDRAAAPAPEVPAQNAAPASVPASVPAPVPVPAPAPAPAPAPAPSSPTP
- a CDS encoding peptidase inhibitor family I36 protein codes for the protein MRTTVLAAALALTAAFAPTTAAGAAATATATATANAAPRPQLGACAPGELCLWEKPDFTGARHIHELSGLDIESCVALPAGASAQALANRTGRPVTTYQSAECAETAEFETYPGGGTWVPQSPYRVRAFKVWEN
- a CDS encoding MFS transporter is translated as MTSQTTVDKVPVDRGPVPARAKGLRGHPWLTLFSVAIGVMMVALDGTIVAIANPAIQKDLGATLADVQWITNGYLLALAVALITAGKLGDRFGHRQTFLIGVAGFAAASGAIGLSDSIALVVGFRVLQGLFGALLMPAALGLLRATFPAEKLNMAIGIWGMVIGASTAGGPILGGVLVEHVSWQSVFFINLPVGVLALVLGAVILKDHRAENAPKSFDIPGIALLSSAMFALIWPLIKAGEWGWGSASTLGWLAGSLVLFVLFAFWETRVAEPLIPLRLFRSVPVTAGTVLMVLMAFAFMGGLFFVTFYLANVHGMSAVDSGLHLLPLTAMMIVSSPLAGALITRFGPRIPLVGGMVCTAVAMFGMTTLSTDTGTLPMSVWLALLGLGLAPVMVGATEVIVGNAPLELSGVAGGLQQAAMQVGGSLGTAVLGAVMSAKVSSDLAGNWADAKLPPLSPDQLGLAKEAVEVGMPPVAPGTPTQVAAQITDVAHETFISGMGMAFTVAGIVAVLAGAVALFTKRGENADGGAGAAHI
- a CDS encoding TetR/AcrR family transcriptional regulator — encoded protein: MTGTGLRELKKQRTRDALLRAALELFTTQGYEHTTVDEIADAVEVSQRTFFRYFANKEEVAFAVQDIVESHFVDALRARPAEEGPFDAMRNAVRSAWDTIEEAIGEVVPVELHMRAYQMIESTPSLIAVHLRRSAELDEQVARLIADREGLDVDTDPRPRVAVAAVAAVMRVTGRLWGQGEDPSLAAIRELTEKYLDHLGPALAADWHSPVAAAPRDTSPRTSGAHGE
- a CDS encoding alpha/beta hydrolase produces the protein MTAFDSSPTLNVWRALLALAVVFVLLATTGWTAVRHQRGPGEPGQAALAAWEHARIGGRELPDPGSPAGRLSDFFASIGPARAASLADRHPLVVGNLNGAPVTLRYRANRVALTQARQVERWRMHDSRLSADGRYEAGRRMHRYESLLSAGRQILAFDPSGKGRVAEVFGDLDRAQRVSVIVPGVDTNVLTFERTRRKYTAPVGMAQSLYSAERAAAPGVRTAVIAWADYTSPTGIGLDASTGRLAASGADRLVALTGALPGDARVTLFCHSYGSVVCGVAARELPGRVGDMAVAGSPGMRAETTTQLATNARVWAMRDRDDWIEDVPYLEVGGLGHGADPMTPDFGARLLSAAGAIGHTGYFEPGTESLSNLAEIGVGSYLTLSCADGESACRSGIYGAQEV
- a CDS encoding DUF4429 domain-containing protein yields the protein MGDVLAGIHATWEFEPDSVLIRFTRGNRGAPKLFQALGERRIPLEALESVTLSPGKRGTVVLHTVPRPGADPLMDAAAGQLKDGCDPYRLVLPAERETLAEYYADELRAVLPGPGHGPAGRYLVASSVAAPLQFKAYDGKATFDGDKVSFRWSWTGASSAKWKAGDQTYAVSELSGVEWRSPDVFDGYLRLLPRGADPAARPAQADQDPAAVVFGLGYGPVHESLPFAAAVLEAVRDATPVLPLAPAAPHDPAGVAERIRHLGELHSAGLVTDEEFRAKKAELLAEL